Proteins found in one Labrenzia sp. VG12 genomic segment:
- a CDS encoding ABC transporter permease, with product MIRFEPRGPVPVTRVLAVTLAAAVAALLLAAIPMAFAGLSVFEAYGLMVKGAFGSVFAFTEMLTRATPLILTGLAAAVAFRAKLWNIGAEGQLYAGALAAVAVGTGLVSGPSFILIPLVVLAGALAGGLVMLGPTLLKTRLGVDEVVTTLLLNFVIVLFVQMMLEGPMQDPMGMGWPQSEPILDEAALPKLMARMRIHWGLILALVAALGVYFLLKRTVWGFEIRAVGENAAAARHAGIPVTGTFIRVGLLSGALAGLAGVGEVAGLKGYLTADLSPGFGYSGIVVAMLAGLSPVGVVLAALFIASIFVGADSMSRATGVSNYLADLIVAMALLCVLVSGLFLRFKIRFVGGPAAKEAAE from the coding sequence ATGATCCGGTTCGAACCAAGAGGCCCTGTTCCCGTTACCCGTGTCCTGGCTGTCACGCTGGCCGCCGCGGTGGCAGCCCTGCTGCTCGCGGCGATCCCGATGGCCTTCGCCGGCCTCTCCGTCTTCGAGGCCTATGGCCTGATGGTCAAGGGCGCTTTCGGATCGGTCTTTGCCTTTACCGAGATGCTGACCCGGGCGACCCCGCTGATCCTGACAGGTCTGGCCGCGGCGGTCGCCTTCCGGGCGAAGCTCTGGAACATCGGCGCGGAAGGCCAGCTTTATGCAGGCGCGCTCGCCGCCGTTGCGGTCGGCACCGGCCTGGTTTCGGGTCCCTCCTTCATTCTGATCCCGCTGGTCGTTCTGGCAGGTGCGCTGGCGGGCGGGCTCGTCATGCTCGGCCCGACCCTTCTGAAGACCCGGCTCGGCGTCGACGAAGTCGTCACCACGCTGCTGCTCAATTTCGTCATTGTGCTGTTCGTTCAGATGATGCTGGAAGGACCCATGCAGGACCCGATGGGCATGGGCTGGCCCCAGTCGGAGCCCATCCTTGATGAGGCCGCCTTGCCCAAGCTGATGGCACGGATGCGCATCCACTGGGGTCTGATCCTGGCTCTCGTCGCCGCGCTCGGCGTCTATTTCCTCCTCAAGCGGACGGTCTGGGGCTTCGAGATCCGGGCGGTGGGCGAAAACGCCGCCGCTGCGCGCCATGCCGGCATTCCGGTCACGGGCACCTTCATCCGGGTTGGTCTTCTGTCCGGTGCTCTCGCCGGACTGGCCGGTGTCGGCGAGGTCGCCGGCCTGAAAGGCTATCTCACGGCGGACCTTTCCCCGGGCTTCGGCTATTCCGGCATTGTGGTGGCCATGCTTGCCGGCCTGTCGCCGGTCGGCGTGGTGCTGGCAGCGCTTTTCATCGCCAGCATTTTTGTCGGCGCCGATTCCATGTCGCGCGCCACAGGCGTTTCCAACTACCTTGCCGATCTCATCGTCGCGATGGCCCTGCTCTGCGTTCTGGTGTCCGGCCTGTTCCTGAGGTTCAAGATCCGCTTTGTCGGTGGCCCGGCCGCGAAGGAGGCTGCCGAATGA
- a CDS encoding ABC transporter permease, giving the protein MTEILDILLSANFWAASLRIATPLIFGVIGALICERAGVLNLGIEGIFTAGAMAGWMAVWLGAGLWGGVLVAAMAGAFFGLIHAILTVPLGLSQHVSGIGVTLFATSLSYFIYRTALPDVSSPPRIEAFKPLDIPVLSDLPFIGPALFQQTSLTFLALVLVAVTAYVLYRTPLGLAIRAVGDNPSAVESQGLSVYAIRMCTVVAGSAIMALGGAFLTMSAFDAFFFGMVNGRGWICIALTVFASWRPGKALIGALLFGAFDAFQVRLQTEVGSFIPGQVFLMMPYLLSIAALIVVARKADYPRALLVPYFRGQR; this is encoded by the coding sequence ATGACCGAGATTCTCGACATCCTTCTCTCGGCAAATTTCTGGGCCGCCTCGCTCCGGATCGCCACCCCTCTGATTTTCGGGGTCATTGGCGCCCTGATCTGCGAGCGCGCCGGCGTGCTCAATCTGGGCATCGAAGGGATCTTCACCGCAGGCGCCATGGCCGGCTGGATGGCCGTCTGGCTGGGGGCTGGCTTGTGGGGCGGGGTCCTGGTTGCCGCCATGGCCGGCGCCTTTTTCGGCCTGATCCATGCCATCCTGACGGTACCGCTCGGCCTCTCCCAGCATGTTTCCGGGATCGGGGTGACGCTGTTTGCCACCTCGCTCAGTTACTTCATCTACAGAACCGCCCTGCCCGATGTCTCTTCGCCGCCGCGCATCGAGGCCTTCAAGCCGCTGGATATTCCTGTCCTCAGCGACCTGCCCTTTATAGGCCCCGCACTTTTCCAGCAGACCTCCCTGACATTCCTGGCGCTGGTTCTGGTTGCCGTCACGGCCTATGTGCTCTACCGCACGCCACTGGGGCTTGCGATCCGCGCGGTCGGCGACAATCCGTCCGCTGTCGAATCCCAGGGCCTTTCCGTCTATGCCATCCGCATGTGCACCGTTGTCGCGGGTTCGGCGATCATGGCGCTTGGCGGCGCCTTCCTGACCATGTCCGCGTTCGACGCCTTCTTTTTCGGCATGGTCAATGGCCGAGGCTGGATCTGCATTGCGCTGACCGTCTTCGCCTCCTGGCGCCCCGGCAAGGCCCTGATCGGCGCGTTGCTCTTCGGCGCTTTTGATGCGTTCCAGGTGCGTCTTCAGACCGAAGTCGGCAGTTTCATTCCGGGCCAGGTGTTCCTGATGATGCCCTATCTCCTGTCCATTGCCGCGCTGATTGTGGTCGCCCGCAAGGCCGACTATCCAAGGGCGCTGCTGGTGCCTTACTTCCGCGGCCAACGTTGA